The following proteins are encoded in a genomic region of bacterium:
- a CDS encoding MoxR family ATPase, which translates to MNLPPDIQSLNEEVTVAAASVDALVAEVSKVIVGQRSMVERIVVGMLCGEHILLEGVPGLAKTLAVNTFAHAISGSFARVQFTPDLLPADLVGTLIFDQKTGEFNAKKGPLFANLVLADEINRAPAKVQSALLEAMQEHQITLGDHTFVLPKPFLVFATQNPIEQQGTYPLPEAQVDRFMLKLRVSYPSRQEEREIIRRYSGGDVPEVRALMTPERIMELRQLVRRIYVDEKITSYILDIVFATREPAALGMDFLAPLINLGASPRASLYLTAAAKAYAFLNHRGFVIADDVHTIAPDVLRHRIIGTYEAEAEGMTSDDIVARVLEKVQKP; encoded by the coding sequence GCGTCCGTCGACGCGCTTGTCGCCGAGGTGAGCAAGGTCATTGTCGGGCAGCGTTCCATGGTCGAACGCATCGTCGTCGGCATGCTTTGCGGCGAGCATATCCTGCTCGAGGGCGTGCCGGGTCTCGCGAAAACGCTCGCCGTCAACACCTTCGCCCACGCGATCTCCGGGAGCTTCGCGCGCGTGCAGTTCACGCCGGATTTGCTGCCCGCGGACCTTGTCGGCACGTTGATCTTCGATCAGAAGACGGGCGAGTTCAACGCGAAGAAGGGTCCGCTGTTCGCGAACCTCGTGCTCGCCGACGAGATCAACCGCGCGCCCGCCAAGGTGCAGTCGGCGCTGCTCGAGGCGATGCAGGAGCACCAGATCACGCTTGGCGACCACACGTTCGTCCTTCCCAAACCCTTTCTGGTCTTCGCGACGCAAAACCCCATCGAACAGCAGGGCACCTACCCGTTGCCCGAGGCGCAGGTCGACCGCTTCATGCTGAAGCTGCGCGTCTCGTATCCGTCGCGCCAGGAGGAAAGGGAGATCATCCGCCGCTACTCCGGCGGCGATGTGCCCGAGGTTCGCGCCCTGATGACGCCCGAACGCATCATGGAACTGCGGCAGCTCGTGCGCCGCATTTACGTGGACGAAAAAATCACCTCGTACATCCTCGACATCGTGTTCGCCACGCGCGAGCCCGCCGCGTTGGGCATGGATTTTCTCGCGCCGCTCATTAATCTCGGCGCAAGCCCGCGCGCGAGCCTTTACCTCACCGCCGCGGCGAAGGCGTACGCGTTTTTGAACCACCGTGGATTCGTCATCGCCGACGACGTGCACACCATCGCGCCGGATGTGCTGCGTCACCGGATCATCGGCACGTACGAGGCCGAGGCCGAGGGCATGACGTCCGACGACATCGTCGCCCGCGTCCTGGAAAAGGTGCAAAAGCCGTGA